The following proteins come from a genomic window of Pirellula staleyi DSM 6068:
- a CDS encoding TIGR00282 family metallophosphoesterase has product MNLLLIGDIVGKPGMRVTLAAVPYLREKEPIDFVIANAENAADGSGLSPNSYKRLIAAGVDCVTLGDHIYRRSEIVPVLKGETRIVKPANFPADAPGRTWTVVNSAAGVPVAVISVLGRVFMRPVDCPFHAVEKALAEIPPEVKIRVIDMHAEATSDKQLMARMVDGRVSAVLGTHTHVTTADEQILPGGTAMQCDVGMTGPYESILGRRIDRVLSTTLNFEPTHFDVATEDVRLAATVVNIDPATGRARSIRRLMVREVDLPITPASKELPPLM; this is encoded by the coding sequence ATGAACCTCCTGCTGATTGGCGATATTGTGGGGAAACCGGGGATGCGGGTGACGCTCGCCGCGGTTCCTTACTTGCGCGAGAAGGAGCCGATCGACTTCGTGATCGCTAATGCCGAGAACGCGGCCGACGGAAGCGGGCTGAGCCCTAACAGCTACAAGAGGCTGATTGCTGCCGGGGTCGATTGCGTCACGCTTGGCGACCATATCTATCGCCGGAGCGAGATCGTGCCGGTGCTGAAGGGAGAAACGCGCATCGTGAAGCCGGCGAATTTCCCCGCCGATGCGCCGGGGCGAACCTGGACTGTCGTCAACTCGGCAGCAGGTGTTCCTGTCGCGGTGATTAGTGTTCTGGGACGCGTTTTTATGCGTCCTGTCGACTGTCCGTTTCATGCTGTCGAAAAAGCGCTTGCCGAGATTCCACCCGAAGTGAAGATTCGCGTGATCGACATGCACGCGGAGGCGACCAGCGATAAGCAGCTGATGGCCCGCATGGTGGACGGCCGCGTGAGTGCCGTGCTCGGAACCCACACCCATGTGACGACAGCCGACGAGCAAATTTTGCCCGGCGGCACGGCGATGCAATGCGATGTGGGGATGACCGGTCCCTATGAAAGTATCTTGGGGCGGCGCATCGACCGGGTCCTCTCGACCACGCTCAATTTCGAGCCGACGCACTTCGATGTCGCCACCGAAGATGTCCGCTTGGCAGCAACGGTGGTGAACATCGACCCCGCGACAGGCCGTGCGCGATCAATCCGGCGGCTGATGGTGCGTGAAGTCGATTTGCCAATCACCCCTGCTAGCAAAGAACTGCCACCGCTGATGTAG
- a CDS encoding DUF2752 domain-containing protein: MILGFGAITLLVVASQLTPSSSGFGTHRQLGLAECTMVQLAGIRCPACGMTTSWAYATRGNLVAAARTNSGGLTLALAAMIGGPWFAVSGLIGRWWLVKFRDGPAVAVCVFVVVITLIDWGVRLSMAS; encoded by the coding sequence TTGATCTTGGGCTTTGGAGCCATCACGCTGCTGGTGGTTGCATCGCAACTGACGCCGAGTTCCTCGGGTTTTGGCACGCATCGACAGCTGGGACTTGCCGAGTGCACCATGGTGCAATTGGCGGGAATTCGCTGTCCGGCGTGCGGCATGACCACATCGTGGGCCTATGCCACGCGAGGCAATCTGGTGGCAGCAGCGCGAACCAACAGCGGCGGACTGACACTCGCCCTCGCGGCGATGATTGGTGGTCCGTGGTTTGCCGTTTCGGGACTTATTGGCCGTTGGTGGCTGGTGAAGTTCCGCGATGGACCGGCCGTGGCCGTGTGTGTGTTTGTGGTAGTGATTACCTTGATCGACTGGGGCGTTCGACTCTCGATGGCGAGTTGA
- a CDS encoding VWA domain-containing protein, with translation MKLIEGLRVWWQRQTGEEETPFDGDSPAFVASLIVHMVLIMALGLVPMIVKNNQVNLTIDMPTPEEEVVELKVPEEFYFSETPAEEVGANSVNGDAIALSMAQVVSEISAIPNHLDVDPTVDSVDVEINNAIEVATGLNYSDNLAVKGAAGEGTTGAVGAIDRMTHEILLSLEERKTLVVWLFDGTASLVPQRQAIHDRFDRIYQELGIIEAAGNESFTKHEDKPLLSTIVSFGQGIQLMTKKPTDSLAELKQAVLDIKNDDSGTENVFSAVHDAAKNFASFRYTSGEKAEPERNVMLVVFTDEAGSDQARLEETVKMCRRWAMPVYVIGVPAPFGRKETQMKWVDPNPEFDQTAQWGIVEQGPESLFPERIKMGFASSEEDDDAIDSGFGPFALTRLCVETGGIYFAVHPNRDVRRAVTRNETQAFSAHLKYFFDQEVMRKYRPDYVSVPEQTKRISQNKARWVLVQAATQTQLDQMVSPTLRFVKSDEAAFATALTEAQQVSARAEPKINSVYELLKQGETDREKETILRWQAGYDLAMGRVIAAKVRTEAYNAMLAAAKRGLKFKDEKNNTWILEPADEITVGSALAKLADRGKMYLNRVVTEHPDTPWAMLAERELKTPLGWTWKEEFTDTSPRMMGDGVGNAPAPANDALMMLKKGPPKRPPPKL, from the coding sequence GTGAAGCTCATCGAAGGCTTACGAGTTTGGTGGCAGCGACAAACGGGCGAGGAAGAGACTCCGTTTGATGGCGATTCGCCAGCATTCGTGGCGAGCCTCATCGTGCACATGGTCTTGATCATGGCGCTCGGTCTCGTGCCGATGATTGTGAAAAACAATCAGGTCAATCTGACCATCGACATGCCCACTCCCGAAGAGGAAGTGGTGGAACTGAAAGTTCCTGAAGAGTTCTACTTCAGCGAAACTCCAGCCGAAGAAGTGGGCGCTAACAGCGTCAATGGCGATGCAATCGCTCTTTCGATGGCTCAAGTCGTTTCCGAGATCTCGGCGATCCCGAACCATCTCGATGTCGATCCCACGGTCGATAGCGTCGATGTCGAAATCAATAACGCCATCGAAGTTGCCACCGGCCTGAACTACAGCGATAACCTCGCCGTGAAGGGTGCTGCTGGTGAAGGAACCACTGGTGCGGTAGGTGCGATCGATCGCATGACCCACGAGATTCTGCTCTCGCTCGAAGAACGAAAAACGCTTGTCGTTTGGCTCTTCGACGGCACCGCCAGTCTGGTACCCCAGCGTCAAGCCATCCACGATCGCTTTGATCGTATCTATCAAGAACTCGGCATCATCGAAGCTGCCGGCAACGAATCGTTCACCAAGCATGAAGACAAGCCACTCCTCTCGACCATCGTGTCGTTTGGACAAGGCATTCAGCTGATGACGAAGAAGCCCACCGATAGCCTCGCTGAACTCAAGCAAGCCGTTCTCGACATCAAAAACGATGACTCGGGAACCGAAAACGTCTTCTCAGCCGTTCACGACGCCGCGAAGAATTTCGCTTCGTTCCGCTACACCAGCGGCGAGAAGGCCGAGCCCGAACGAAACGTCATGCTGGTCGTCTTCACCGACGAAGCTGGCAGCGATCAAGCCCGACTCGAAGAGACCGTGAAGATGTGCCGCCGCTGGGCGATGCCAGTCTACGTGATTGGTGTCCCTGCCCCATTCGGCCGCAAAGAAACGCAAATGAAGTGGGTCGATCCGAACCCCGAGTTCGATCAAACCGCTCAGTGGGGCATCGTCGAACAAGGTCCTGAATCGCTCTTCCCTGAGCGAATCAAGATGGGTTTTGCCAGCAGTGAAGAAGACGACGACGCCATCGATTCAGGCTTCGGACCGTTTGCACTCACTCGCTTGTGCGTGGAAACGGGTGGTATCTACTTCGCCGTGCATCCCAACCGCGATGTGCGTCGGGCAGTCACCCGAAATGAAACGCAAGCCTTCTCGGCTCACCTGAAGTATTTCTTCGATCAGGAAGTGATGCGAAAGTATCGCCCCGACTATGTGTCGGTTCCTGAGCAGACGAAGCGTATCAGCCAAAACAAAGCCCGCTGGGTGCTTGTCCAGGCTGCTACCCAAACGCAGCTCGACCAGATGGTCAGCCCAACACTCCGCTTTGTGAAGTCCGACGAAGCCGCTTTTGCGACCGCTTTGACTGAAGCTCAGCAAGTGTCGGCTCGTGCAGAACCGAAGATCAATTCGGTTTACGAACTTCTGAAGCAGGGCGAAACCGACCGCGAGAAGGAAACCATTCTCCGCTGGCAGGCTGGCTACGATCTTGCCATGGGTCGCGTGATCGCTGCCAAGGTTCGGACCGAGGCCTACAACGCCATGCTCGCTGCTGCTAAGCGTGGTCTCAAGTTCAAGGACGAAAAAAACAACACCTGGATTCTCGAACCTGCTGATGAAATCACCGTCGGTTCGGCACTCGCCAAACTGGCCGATCGCGGCAAGATGTACCTCAATCGTGTCGTCACCGAGCACCCCGATACACCCTGGGCTATGCTCGCTGAGCGCGAACTCAAAACGCCGCTCGGATGGACTTGGAAAGAAGAGTTCACCGACACCAGTCCCCGCATGATGGGTGATGGTGTAGGGAATGCTCCGGCTCCAGCCAACGATGCTTTGATGATGCTTAAAAAGGGCCCACCGAAGCGTCCACCACCAAAACTGTAA
- a CDS encoding alpha/beta fold hydrolase, with the protein MPSPRRGTPNDGISLDRDLQPLISRRAAVVSLAAICAATAESLAQAPAVPPTRPQPMPPKAAPPVVPKQPVPGKKGEEEKPAEPEDISLETKDGVILRCTYYAGKLGKKAVPVMMLHGWEGQRSDYRNMALYVQSLGHAVVTVDLRGHGQSMQARLPTGDTRELNREMFRARDLEAMVLDVEAVKKFLVKKNNDGDLNVEALTIIAADFSCIVAMRWSVVDWNAPLLPSFKQGQDVKALVLLSPLQTFKGLTNRDAMAHPVIRGKLSTMIAAGNQNTKSLADAKRLHGILQTHHIKPPTDPDERRKKLDLFLMTPDTSLQGAELLGPGLDTPRAVANFIELRLVAKLDEYSWSERINPLGQ; encoded by the coding sequence ATGCCTTCTCCACGCCGCGGAACTCCGAACGACGGAATCTCGCTCGATCGAGACCTTCAGCCGCTGATCAGCCGACGTGCCGCAGTGGTTTCCCTCGCCGCCATCTGCGCTGCCACGGCCGAATCCCTCGCTCAAGCGCCAGCAGTTCCTCCGACACGTCCCCAGCCGATGCCCCCCAAAGCGGCTCCCCCCGTCGTGCCGAAGCAACCGGTGCCTGGCAAAAAGGGGGAAGAGGAAAAGCCCGCTGAGCCCGAAGATATCTCGCTCGAGACCAAAGATGGCGTGATCCTCCGCTGCACCTACTACGCCGGCAAACTCGGGAAAAAAGCGGTGCCCGTCATGATGCTGCACGGCTGGGAGGGGCAGCGTAGCGACTATCGCAACATGGCTCTGTACGTCCAGTCGCTGGGGCATGCCGTGGTCACCGTCGACCTGCGCGGACATGGCCAGAGCATGCAAGCCCGTCTTCCCACGGGAGATACTCGCGAACTCAACCGCGAGATGTTTCGAGCTCGCGATTTGGAAGCCATGGTGCTCGACGTCGAAGCGGTGAAGAAGTTTCTGGTCAAAAAAAACAACGATGGCGATCTGAATGTCGAGGCACTCACCATCATCGCCGCCGACTTCAGCTGCATCGTGGCGATGCGCTGGAGCGTGGTCGATTGGAATGCTCCGCTGCTGCCATCCTTCAAGCAAGGCCAGGACGTCAAAGCACTCGTGCTGCTGTCACCTCTGCAAACGTTCAAAGGACTCACCAACCGCGACGCCATGGCCCACCCAGTCATTCGCGGCAAGCTCTCGACGATGATTGCGGCTGGCAATCAGAACACCAAATCGCTGGCCGATGCCAAACGGTTGCATGGCATTCTGCAGACACACCACATCAAGCCACCGACCGATCCCGACGAACGTCGCAAGAAGCTCGATCTGTTCCTGATGACGCCCGACACGTCGCTGCAAGGTGCTGAACTGCTGGGACCAGGTCTCGATACGCCACGCGCTGTGGCGAATTTCATCGAGCTGCGTCTCGTCGCCAAACTCGACGAGTACTCGTGGTCTGAACGTATTAATCCCCTGGGACAATAG
- a CDS encoding peptidoglycan-binding protein LysM, with protein MNCKQLGLTACVVVIGVSAAWPFRRQVTASPVEKVPLPQSRPFAGSSPGITLERPDVTLQLAGESEPSPAIDLLESEQAASPAIALAPKPKEDAAAITTSALPPALPTHFKPILPDLTSGPETIDSRARIDFAASGASMMVRDDAPRARGDDDRVDPRAAVPWMTENQQPFPRPPKKLRRHAIQDGDSLERLAERYLGEKSRANEIYALNRELLTSPDLLPLGRVIMIPPRDPAESPVVTTELSENRLTPVTASPPLDEQSTPYGVARPVSSGGVQRAPSAAAKDASSESAITPIGEPPPPEDISNLPSASSSGGVPPAEAEPAPKIIELPLEPL; from the coding sequence GTGAATTGCAAACAATTGGGCTTAACCGCTTGCGTGGTGGTGATTGGCGTATCGGCTGCCTGGCCGTTTCGACGGCAAGTAACGGCGTCGCCGGTCGAAAAAGTGCCACTCCCACAATCGCGCCCCTTCGCGGGTAGTTCTCCGGGCATAACGCTCGAGCGGCCCGATGTTACGCTGCAACTCGCTGGTGAAAGCGAGCCCTCGCCAGCGATTGATTTGCTCGAGAGCGAGCAAGCGGCATCTCCTGCCATCGCACTCGCTCCTAAGCCGAAAGAAGATGCGGCGGCAATCACCACAAGCGCGCTTCCGCCAGCACTGCCGACCCACTTTAAGCCGATCCTTCCCGATCTTACCTCGGGTCCCGAAACGATCGACTCGCGAGCCCGCATTGATTTCGCAGCTAGTGGGGCGTCGATGATGGTGCGCGATGATGCGCCGCGTGCACGAGGTGACGATGATCGTGTCGATCCCCGCGCCGCCGTGCCATGGATGACCGAGAATCAGCAGCCTTTTCCACGACCACCCAAGAAGCTTCGTCGGCATGCGATTCAGGATGGCGATTCGCTCGAGCGGCTTGCCGAGCGCTATCTCGGCGAGAAATCGCGGGCTAATGAAATCTATGCGCTCAATCGCGAGTTGCTGACGAGTCCCGATCTGTTACCGCTGGGACGTGTGATCATGATCCCGCCGCGAGATCCAGCTGAATCACCCGTGGTAACGACCGAACTCTCCGAGAATCGGCTGACCCCCGTGACAGCGTCGCCACCGCTCGACGAACAATCCACTCCTTACGGCGTGGCGCGGCCTGTTTCCTCGGGAGGTGTCCAGCGAGCACCTAGTGCAGCTGCGAAAGATGCATCCAGCGAGTCGGCTATAACGCCGATCGGCGAACCACCGCCACCCGAAGATATTTCGAATCTTCCGTCGGCCAGTTCGTCGGGAGGCGTGCCACCAGCAGAAGCAGAGCCTGCGCCCAAGATTATCGAACTGCCGCTCGAGCCTCTGTAG
- the secD gene encoding protein translocase subunit SecD, whose product MIVEASQSLLLAANRLIDLSASPVLGVSIEAVIVIAAIVIGYALGFLIAKNLRAPEYGWKLGLVLAAFLGALPMVLFGNYKLGVDLQGGVILVYEVDKVETAALDPQGRSDNWDMPALIKVLGKRLNPDGLKEIVIRPFGTEQIEIVVPEVDSNEVELIKQRITTGGALRFMVVADPSIDQQLVEIAREQSQRPGLELEKSVKNGEELIGFWARAARETDGDPESAETAQFRDPSLFYSVIRDARTGQIIDLPPNVIGQLAQNPGFFAPYLQSLGHKQIDVLLTFNQDYDIRGEDLGVPAEGRDSQLRPCILFSMKGEGRAKMGALTSANLQRKLAIVFDNELLSAPTIQERISDNGQITGQFSEAEVRFMVEILKSGSMPVVLYKNPISENRIGSILGMDTIIKGSRAIIVSLLLVLGFVLVYYRVSGIVACFALVLNILLTVAAMILLQAPFTLPGLAGLVLTVGMSVDANVLIYERIREELARGAALRMAIRNGFERAFTTILDSNLTTLLTAVVLYVIGTDQIRGFGISLIFGILTSMFTAVFCSRVILELGERAFRWKTLEMTKFMTNPTIDWVKYFAPATTVSVVLILIGLVATIARGPGLFDIDLAGGTSVTFTLKEPIQDAEVRTMLDSVFKGAVNESTKSKVDYLINEVQVEGSPAGSNYKVDSSLEEVDDLKKLVEEAFTKDGKLLLTTFAMSADAPVEVKEATPPPVDTRTPETTPPATEKPGEVPAEVPAEKPAETPAAEKPAEAPKAEEPPAEAPKAEDKPAEEAPKTEEKPADEKPAEEKPAEEAKPAESTEPAAEGSCQEPAADDKPADEAKPEEKPAEEKPAETTPPAEAAPAEEKPADAPKTEDKPAEEKPAAEATPVPEAPAAVAAPEGPATTTETPATPAVVANEPEVKSSFKLTFDTSSISAQALRDRVLNAARSAINEDLSVKLENPDWDNLDQTAAFKEWTVTLPVSTDKAAKVIDAMKSELDGAPVWQTSSKIGGQVSSDTRWRAIAALAFSIAGMIAYIWYRFNNVTWGIAAAVALLHDSLIMLGAIAASLWLTSLLGFAGVEEFKISLPVVAAFLTLIGYSVNDTIVIFDRIREIRGKSPDITSKIVNDSVNQTLSRSLLTSGTTLMVVTILYFFGGPGVHAFAFALVIGVIAGSYSTIYIASPILLWLLGKEIAAPAAAPAEVVKK is encoded by the coding sequence ATGATTGTTGAAGCTTCGCAAAGTTTGCTGTTGGCTGCCAATCGACTAATCGATTTGTCTGCCTCTCCCGTCTTGGGAGTTAGCATCGAAGCGGTGATCGTGATCGCCGCCATCGTGATTGGCTACGCTTTGGGGTTCTTGATTGCCAAGAACCTGCGAGCCCCCGAATACGGCTGGAAGCTCGGGCTGGTGCTCGCCGCTTTTCTCGGCGCACTACCGATGGTCCTTTTCGGCAATTACAAGCTGGGGGTCGACCTGCAAGGTGGTGTGATCCTGGTTTATGAAGTCGATAAAGTCGAAACCGCCGCGCTCGATCCCCAGGGTCGCTCCGACAACTGGGACATGCCCGCACTGATCAAGGTGCTCGGCAAGCGTTTGAATCCCGATGGTCTTAAAGAAATCGTGATTCGCCCCTTCGGCACCGAGCAGATCGAAATCGTCGTTCCTGAAGTCGACTCCAACGAAGTCGAACTCATCAAGCAACGCATCACCACCGGTGGTGCCCTCCGCTTCATGGTGGTGGCTGATCCCTCGATCGATCAGCAGCTGGTGGAAATCGCTCGCGAGCAATCGCAGCGTCCCGGTTTGGAACTCGAAAAGAGCGTAAAGAATGGCGAAGAGCTGATCGGTTTTTGGGCCCGCGCAGCTCGCGAAACCGATGGCGATCCTGAAAGTGCCGAAACGGCTCAGTTCCGCGATCCGAGCCTGTTCTACTCCGTCATTCGCGATGCCCGGACCGGTCAAATCATCGATCTGCCACCGAATGTTATCGGCCAGTTGGCCCAGAACCCTGGTTTCTTTGCACCCTACCTGCAATCGCTCGGCCACAAGCAAATCGACGTTCTGCTGACATTCAACCAGGACTACGACATTCGTGGCGAAGACCTCGGTGTCCCGGCCGAAGGTCGCGATAGCCAGCTCCGTCCTTGCATTCTCTTCTCGATGAAGGGTGAGGGGCGGGCGAAGATGGGTGCGCTCACCTCGGCCAACTTGCAGCGTAAGCTCGCCATTGTGTTCGACAATGAACTCCTGAGCGCTCCGACGATTCAAGAACGCATTTCCGACAACGGCCAAATCACCGGCCAGTTCTCGGAAGCTGAAGTTCGCTTCATGGTCGAAATTCTGAAGTCGGGCAGCATGCCTGTGGTGCTCTACAAGAACCCGATCAGCGAAAACCGAATCGGTTCGATCCTGGGCATGGACACCATCATCAAAGGCAGCCGCGCGATCATTGTGTCGCTCCTCCTGGTGCTCGGTTTCGTACTCGTCTATTACCGCGTCTCGGGAATCGTGGCCTGCTTTGCCCTGGTACTCAACATCCTGTTGACCGTGGCAGCGATGATTTTGCTGCAGGCTCCGTTCACACTTCCTGGTTTGGCCGGGCTGGTGCTCACAGTGGGTATGAGCGTCGATGCCAACGTGCTGATCTACGAACGTATCCGGGAAGAACTTGCTCGTGGCGCTGCTCTGCGGATGGCCATTCGCAATGGTTTCGAGCGTGCGTTCACCACGATTCTCGACAGTAACTTGACCACACTCCTCACGGCGGTGGTTCTCTACGTGATCGGTACCGACCAGATCCGTGGCTTCGGCATTTCGCTGATCTTCGGTATTCTCACGAGCATGTTCACGGCAGTCTTTTGCTCGCGTGTGATCCTGGAACTTGGCGAACGAGCCTTCCGCTGGAAGACCCTCGAGATGACCAAGTTCATGACCAACCCCACGATCGACTGGGTGAAGTATTTCGCGCCAGCCACCACGGTCTCGGTGGTGCTGATTCTGATCGGACTGGTCGCCACCATTGCTCGTGGACCTGGCCTGTTTGATATCGATCTGGCAGGTGGCACCAGCGTGACCTTCACGCTCAAAGAGCCGATCCAAGATGCTGAAGTCCGGACAATGCTCGACTCGGTCTTCAAAGGTGCCGTGAACGAATCGACGAAGAGCAAAGTTGACTATCTGATCAATGAAGTGCAAGTCGAAGGTTCACCTGCAGGATCGAACTACAAGGTCGACAGCTCGCTGGAAGAGGTGGATGACCTGAAGAAGTTGGTTGAAGAGGCGTTCACCAAGGATGGCAAGTTGCTCCTCACCACCTTCGCGATGAGCGCCGATGCTCCCGTGGAAGTGAAGGAAGCAACGCCACCACCGGTCGATACTCGTACTCCGGAAACGACCCCACCCGCTACGGAAAAGCCGGGTGAAGTCCCTGCCGAAGTTCCAGCGGAGAAGCCTGCTGAAACTCCCGCCGCTGAAAAGCCAGCGGAAGCTCCCAAGGCTGAAGAGCCACCGGCAGAAGCACCCAAGGCAGAAGATAAGCCTGCCGAAGAAGCGCCGAAGACGGAGGAAAAACCGGCAGACGAGAAGCCCGCCGAAGAGAAGCCAGCGGAAGAAGCGAAACCTGCCGAGTCGACCGAGCCTGCTGCCGAAGGGAGCTGCCAAGAGCCAGCTGCTGACGACAAGCCCGCCGACGAAGCTAAGCCCGAAGAAAAGCCAGCCGAAGAGAAGCCAGCGGAGACCACGCCGCCAGCCGAAGCTGCTCCAGCGGAAGAGAAGCCTGCGGATGCTCCGAAGACTGAAGACAAACCGGCAGAAGAGAAGCCAGCTGCTGAGGCAACTCCAGTGCCTGAAGCACCGGCTGCAGTCGCTGCTCCCGAGGGACCTGCCACCACTACCGAGACCCCTGCCACTCCAGCAGTTGTCGCCAATGAACCTGAAGTGAAGTCGTCGTTCAAGCTGACGTTCGATACCAGCTCGATCAGTGCTCAAGCACTCCGCGATCGGGTGCTCAACGCCGCTCGCTCGGCCATCAACGAAGATCTGTCGGTGAAGCTCGAGAACCCCGACTGGGACAATCTCGATCAAACAGCAGCGTTCAAAGAGTGGACCGTGACCCTGCCCGTTTCGACCGATAAAGCGGCCAAGGTGATCGATGCGATGAAGTCGGAACTCGATGGTGCTCCTGTGTGGCAAACCTCGAGCAAGATTGGTGGTCAAGTTTCGAGCGATACTCGCTGGCGTGCAATTGCTGCACTCGCCTTCAGCATCGCCGGCATGATCGCTTACATCTGGTATCGATTTAACAACGTCACTTGGGGTATCGCAGCAGCTGTTGCTCTGCTGCACGATTCGCTGATCATGCTCGGTGCGATTGCTGCCAGCCTGTGGCTCACCAGCCTCCTCGGCTTTGCGGGGGTGGAAGAGTTCAAGATCAGCCTGCCGGTGGTAGCCGCGTTCCTGACGCTGATTGGCTACTCGGTGAACGATACGATCGTGATCTTCGACCGTATTCGCGAAATTCGTGGCAAGAGCCCCGATATCACGAGCAAGATTGTCAACGACAGTGTGAATCAGACCCTCAGCCGCAGTTTGCTCACCTCGGGCACGACGCTGATGGTGGTGACGATTCTCTACTTCTTTGGTGGTCCTGGGGTGCACGCGTTTGCGTTTGCTCTGGTGATTGGTGTGATCGCTGGTTCGTACAGCACGATCTACATCGCCTCGCCAATCTTGCTGTGGCTGCTTGGCAAAGAGATTGCGGCACCAGCCGCAGCTCCTGCCGAAGTCGTGAAGAAGTAA
- the yajC gene encoding preprotein translocase subunit YajC, translating into MVGVISLASAMALLGQDGLWHLLAQQGAAPKGDAGGLESYLTFLPIVAIVMVFYLIMIRPDQKKRKEKEAALASLKVNDHVVTIGGIAGTVVNISAEAKFVTIRVDDKTGTKIKVLRSAISQVGTLEELTEDEKATTK; encoded by the coding sequence ATGGTGGGTGTTATTAGTTTGGCTTCGGCAATGGCGCTCCTAGGGCAAGATGGGCTTTGGCACCTCTTGGCTCAGCAAGGTGCGGCACCCAAAGGTGACGCCGGGGGCCTTGAGTCGTACTTAACCTTTCTCCCCATCGTGGCCATCGTGATGGTGTTCTATCTCATCATGATCCGCCCCGATCAAAAGAAACGCAAAGAGAAGGAAGCTGCTCTTGCGAGTCTCAAGGTGAACGACCATGTCGTCACGATCGGCGGTATCGCCGGCACCGTGGTGAACATCTCCGCCGAGGCCAAGTTCGTGACCATTCGGGTCGACGACAAAACGGGGACCAAAATCAAGGTGCTCCGTTCGGCGATCTCGCAAGTGGGAACGCTCGAAGAACTGACCGAAGACGAGAAAGCCACCACGAAATAG
- the tgt gene encoding tRNA guanosine(34) transglycosylase Tgt, whose translation MASQFSFSLLAHDSTTAARRSVFCTPHGEVQMPAFMPVGTLGTVKGLTIDMVRATGAQMVLSNTYHLALRPGDEVVRHHGGLHNFMLWDGPILTDSGGFQVFSLASQRKITEQSAMFRSHIDGSLLDLSPEKAIQIQENLGSDVAMVLDHVVELPSPKEVVRDACERSIRWAKRCQEAATRDDQAQFAIVQGGLDPEMRVWCAGELAKLNFPGYAIGGLSVGETPEAMYAVLDAVMPAMPVDKPRYLMGVGRPIDLLEAIRRGVDLFDCVLPTRNGRNAQAFTDQGPIRLRNNKYQLDREPLDPHCPCPACRHSKGYIRHLFIAGEMLGPMLLTAHNITYYQRLMAEARAAIEAGEFETFYQRKKAGWTAAGG comes from the coding sequence ATGGCCAGTCAGTTCTCGTTTTCGCTACTGGCCCACGACTCAACCACAGCAGCGCGGCGCAGCGTCTTTTGCACGCCGCATGGCGAGGTGCAAATGCCGGCGTTCATGCCGGTTGGCACGCTCGGCACGGTCAAAGGCTTGACCATCGACATGGTGCGAGCCACCGGTGCCCAGATGGTGTTGTCGAACACCTACCACCTGGCACTTCGCCCCGGCGACGAAGTGGTGAGGCATCACGGCGGCCTGCACAACTTCATGCTCTGGGACGGCCCGATCCTGACCGACAGCGGTGGGTTTCAGGTCTTCAGTCTCGCCAGTCAGCGAAAAATCACCGAGCAGTCGGCGATGTTCCGCTCGCATATCGATGGCAGTTTGCTCGATCTTTCGCCCGAAAAAGCGATCCAAATTCAAGAGAACCTGGGTAGCGACGTGGCCATGGTGCTCGATCATGTGGTCGAGCTTCCGAGTCCTAAGGAAGTGGTTCGCGATGCTTGCGAGCGCTCGATCCGCTGGGCCAAGCGATGCCAGGAAGCTGCCACGCGCGACGACCAGGCTCAGTTCGCGATTGTGCAAGGGGGACTCGACCCCGAGATGCGGGTCTGGTGCGCTGGGGAACTCGCCAAGCTGAACTTTCCGGGCTATGCGATTGGCGGTCTCAGTGTCGGCGAGACCCCCGAAGCAATGTACGCCGTGCTCGATGCCGTGATGCCCGCCATGCCGGTCGATAAGCCCCGGTATCTGATGGGGGTTGGGCGTCCGATCGATCTGCTCGAGGCGATTCGTCGCGGCGTCGATCTGTTCGACTGTGTGCTACCGACCCGTAACGGGCGAAATGCTCAAGCATTCACCGACCAAGGGCCGATACGCCTCCGCAACAACAAGTATCAGCTCGATCGCGAGCCACTCGATCCGCATTGCCCCTGCCCTGCTTGTCGCCACAGCAAGGGCTACATCCGCCACCTCTTCATCGCCGGGGAGATGCTTGGGCCGATGCTGCTGACGGCCCACAACATCACCTACTACCAGCGGCTGATGGCCGAAGCTCGTGCCGCCATCGAAGCGGGGGAGTTCGAGACCTTCTATCAGCGGAAAAAAGCAGGCTGGACAGCCGCCGGCGGTTGA